A single genomic interval of Sander lucioperca isolate FBNREF2018 chromosome 9, SLUC_FBN_1.2, whole genome shotgun sequence harbors:
- the LOC116065587 gene encoding microfibril-associated glycoprotein 4-like translates to MKLVSVFLVLLAPLLTSCQKLLLPVDCGDIYNDDNSRPSGVYTIYPIGATSAVQVYCDMVSEGGRWTVFQRRMDGTVNFYRGWDQYKTGFGIAAGEYWLGLESLYHLTLRRRYELLVDMEDFEGNKVFARYSSFSIDSESYGYRLLVSGFTDGGAGDALSYHNGELFTTFDKDQDSSDTTNCARLYLGAFWYYSCHHTNPNGVYRRGADSTVYGVGVEWYQWKGDEYSLKSISMKIRPVQ, encoded by the exons ATGAAG ctggtttcagtcttcCTCGTCCTGCTGGCTCCTCTGTTGACCAGCTGCCAGAAGCTCCTTCTGCCGGTAGACTGCGGTGACATTTATAATGATGACAACAGCCGACCCAGTGGAGTGTACACCATCTATCCCATCGGAGCCACGTCTGCTGTCCAG gtgtactgTGACATGGTCTCAGAAGGAGGACGGTGGACG GTGTTCCAGAGGAGGATGGACGGCACGGTGAACTTCTACAGGGGCTGGGATCAATACAAGACCGGCTTTGGTATCGCTGCTGGAGAGTACTGGCTCG gtcTGGAGTCTCTCTACCACCTGACTCTGAGGAGAAGGTACGAGCTGCTGGTCGACATGGAGGACTTTGAAGGAAACaaagtgtttgctcgttactcctCATTCTCCATCGACTCTGAGTCCTACGGATACAGACTGCTTGTTTCTGGATTCACTGATGGAGGAGCAG gAGACGCCCTGAGTTATCACAACGGAGAGCTGTTCACCACCTTCGACAAAGACCAGGACTCCTCTGATACTACGAACTGTGCCAGATTATACCTGGGGGCGTTCTGGTACTACAGCTGTCACCATACAAATCCAAACGGTGTTTATCGTCGGGGGGCTGACAGCACTGTCTATGGTGTTGGAGTGGAGTGGTACCAATGGAAAGGTGATGAGTACTCCCTGAAGAGCATCAGCATGAAGATCCGTCCTGTGCAGTAG